The following proteins come from a genomic window of Sardina pilchardus chromosome 1, fSarPil1.1, whole genome shotgun sequence:
- the LOC134078745 gene encoding cytosolic phospholipase A2 gamma-like, whose translation MTTFGCMPSFNNVPHVALLGSGGGQRAHIGFLGVMRQLGREHLLDCMQYVAGVSGSTWCMSSLYQDPQWTQHAEEATNKALLSMSEGEGVTFHDGVQWMKQRYAEGDFSLTDLAQESRPLDQDGNGASLYPLYSAVEKHCFDKDQQKDMWFEFSPHEVGFLEPGAYVKTSLLKEDFEEGIMKPGHDVPEDMIQKEQMHLIDAGLYLNSPYPSALRAARDIDLIISFDFSDGDPFETLRVASDYADKNGHPFPKVDFTQLDPKRPKSYYVFEERGKPTVIHIPLFNMDNCKSK comes from the exons ATGACAACCTTTGGATGCATGCCCAGTTTT AACAACGTTCCTCATGTGGCACTGTTGGGTTCTGGGGGTGGACAAAGGGCCCACATCGGCTTCCTTGGTGTTATGCGGCAGTTGGGAAGAGAACATCTCCTAGACTGCATGCAGTATGTGGCCGGAGTGTCTGGATCCACATG GTGCATGTCCTCATTGTATCAAGACCCGCAGTGGACACAGCATGCAGAGGAGGCTACAAATAAAGCACTGTTGAGCATGTCTGAGGGGGAGGGTGTCACCTTCCATGATGGCGTCCAGTGGATGAAGCAGAGATACGCAGAGGGAGATTTTTCCCTCACTGAT CTGGCGCAGGAGTCTAGACCTCTAGACCAAGATGGAAATGGGGCCAGTCTGTACCCACTCTACAGTGCCGTTGAAAAGCACTGCTTCGACAAGGACCAGCAAAAAG ACATGTGGTTTGAGTTCAGCCCCCACGAGGTTGGCTTCCTAGAGCCTGGAGCTTACGTGAAGACGTCACTGCTGAAGGAGGACTTTGAGGAAGGGATAATGAAACCTG GTCATGACGTACCTGAGGACATGATTCAAAAAGAACAGATGCATCTGATAGATGCAGGACTCTATCTAAACTCTCCATATCCGTCAGCCCTGAGAGCAGCCAGAGACATAGATCTCATCATATCCTTTGATTTCAGTGATGGAGACCCATTTGAG ACACTGAGGGTGGCCAGTGATTATGCAGACAAGAACGGCCACCCGTTCCCCAAGGTGGACTTTACACAATTGGACCCTAAGCGCCCAAAATCCTACTATGTTTTTGAAGAAAGAGGCAAACCAACTGTAATCCACATTCCCCTCTTTAACATGGACAACTGCAAAAGTAAGTAA